From a region of the Helianthus annuus cultivar XRQ/B chromosome 5, HanXRQr2.0-SUNRISE, whole genome shotgun sequence genome:
- the LOC110944225 gene encoding wall-associated receptor kinase 5-like, which produces MDNKVLYLKQNEPLKENSVCITSEYKNGYNCRRAPGYQGHPYLSNGCKDINECEGALHDCTYGCVNTNGSYNCTCPLGKSGDGRDNGSGCSYLQAAKSLGNALYIVLIKIGELASRPVRWGLATARDYSDRVFIRIVTGTVTSVMLTLILYWGLKQRRIMKSKEMFFKKNGGLILQKILFESKRSSHMAKIIHRDIKSSNILLTDDYTAKVSDFGISRFIPLDQTHVQTLVHGTLGYIDPEYFRSGILTEKSDVYSFGMVLVELLTGRKVFSHDGTESDLGLAMFFVSSLENGCLIRILDDRVKKDGIDEHVKCVAKLAKECVELEGKKRPNMKEVKEELNQLRHCMSMTTYL; this is translated from the exons ATGGACAACAAAGTTCTATATCTCAAGCAAAATGAACCTCTTAAAGAGAATAGTGTATGCATTACAAGCGAATACAAGAATGGGTATAATTGTCGTCGTGCTCCAGGGTACCAAGGTCACCCGTACCTCTCAAATGGCTGTAAAG aTATCAACGAGTGTGAAGGAGCGCTACATGATTGCACATACGGTTGTGTTAACACGAATGGGAGTTACAATTGTACATGCCCCTTAGGTAAGAGCGGTGATGGTAGAGATAATGGAAGTGGTTGTTCTTATTTACAAGCTGCTAAGTCACTTGGAAATGCGTTATATATCG TTCTAATCAAgattggagaactcgctagtcggccggtgaggtggggactagcgactGCTCGGGATTACTCGGATCGGGTTTTCATac GCATCGTCACAGGCACTGTAACTTCAGTTATGTTAACTCTTATCTTATACTGGGGACTCAAACAAAGGAGGATCATGAAGAGTAAGGAGATGTTTTTCAAGAAAAATGGCGGCTTAATTTTGCAGAAAATTCTCTTTGAATCCAAACGATCGTCCCACATGGCCAAGATTATTCATAGAGACATTAAATCGTCAAATATACTTTTAACCGATGACTACACCGCTAAAGTTTCTGATTTTGGGATCTCGCGATTCATTCCTTTGGATCAGACTCACGTACAAACATTGGTGCATGGGACTCTTGGGTACATAGATCCTGAATACTTTCGATCGGGAATCTTGACAGAGAAGAGTGATGTGTATAGTTTTGGCATGGTGCTTGTGGAGCTGCTTACAGGTAGAAAAGTCTTTTCGCATGACGGAACTGAAAGTGACTTGGGTTTGGCAATGTTTTTCGTTTCATCACTGGAAAACGGTTGTTTGATACGGATTCTTGATGATCGAGTGAAGAAAGATGGGATCGATGAGCATGTTAAATGTGTCGCAAAGCTTGCGAAAGAGTGTGTCGAGCTAGAGGGAAAGAAAAGGCCTAACATGAAGGAAGTGAAAGAGGAACTTAACCAACTTAGACATTGTATGAGTATGACAACATATCtttag